A segment of the Campylobacter vulpis genome:
ATTAGCATTACCCCTTGGGAAAAGCCTATGTTAAAAGCTATCGAAAGTGCTATTGCGGCAGCAAATATAGGTGTAAATCCAAACAACGATGGCGAAAGCGTTAAGCTTTTTTTTCCTCCTATGACTAAGGAGCAAAGAGAAGAAAATGTCAAACACGCTAAGGCTATGGGAGAAAAGGCTAAGGTTTCTATAAGAAATGGCAGAAAAGATGCAAATGATGCGATTAAAAAACTTGAAAAAGATAAGGCTATTTCAGAAGATGAGGCTAAAAAAGCTTATGATGAAGTGCAAAAATTAACCGACCTTTACACACATAAAATTGACGA
Coding sequences within it:
- the frr gene encoding ribosome recycling factor; its protein translation is MLNEIYEKQKTQAEKSLEALKKDFTTLRTGKVNIHILDPIQVDYYGSATPLNQVATVLASDASTISITPWEKPMLKAIESAIAAANIGVNPNNDGESVKLFFPPMTKEQREENVKHAKAMGEKAKVSIRNGRKDANDAIKKLEKDKAISEDEAKKAYDEVQKLTDLYTHKIDESVKDKETQLLKV